In Scleropages formosus chromosome 18, fSclFor1.1, whole genome shotgun sequence, one DNA window encodes the following:
- the glipr2l gene encoding GLI pathogenesis-related 2, like: MGKSASKQFAEEVLRSHNEYRRRHQAPPLKLSSKLSREATRYAESLASTRILKHSASRGSCGENLAWASYDQSGKDVADRWYNEVKNYNYNRPGFSSGTGHFTAMVWRSTKKLGVGKAEATDGSTFVVARYFPAGNITNQGHFEANVLPPRN, from the exons ATGGGCAAGTCGG CCTCCAAGCAGTTTGCTGAGGAGGTCTTGAGAAGCCACAACGAGTACCGTAGGCGACACCAAGCGCCGCCCCTCAAGCTGAGCAGCAAGCTGAGCAGGGAAGCCACCCG GTATGCCGAGAGCCTGGCCAGCACCAGGATCCTGAAGCACAGCGCCAGCAGGGGGAGCTGCGGAGAGAACCTGGCGTGGGCGTCCTACGACCAGTCGG GGAAGGATGTTGCCGATCGCTGGTACAACGAGGTGAAGAACTACAACTACAACCGTCCGGGATTCTCCTCCGGcaccg gacACTTCACGGCCATGGTGTGGCGCAGTACGAAGAAGCTGGGCGTGGGGAAGGCCGAGGCCACCGACGGCTCCACCTTCGTGGTGGCGCGTTACTTCCCGGCGGGCAACATCACCAACCAGGGCCACTTCGAGGCCAACGTGTTGCCGCcgagaaactga